Below is a genomic region from Hippea sp. KM1.
GTGGAACTATTAGGAATGCACAACATAAACATAAAGGCCCTCTCTTTAGCAGACTCAAGCGATTTCGGCATAGTGAGGCTTGTTGTTAAAGGGACCGATGAGGCAATAAAGGTATTGAGGGATAACGGCTTTACAATCAGTGAAACAAACATCATAGCCTGCATGATAGACGACAAACCCGGTGCACTGGCCAAAATCCTAAGAACACTGGCAGACAACCAGATAAACATCGAATACATGTACGGCTTTGCATCACCCATTCAGGGAAAGGCCGTTATGGTATTCAAATTCTCAGAACTGGATAAGGCAGAAAGGATACTCCAGGAAAACGGCG
It encodes:
- a CDS encoding ACT domain-containing protein, with protein sequence MKRIRQISVFVENRPGRLLEVVELLGMHNINIKALSLADSSDFGIVRLVVKGTDEAIKVLRDNGFTISETNIIACMIDDKPGALAKILRTLADNQINIEYMYGFASPIQGKAVMVFKFSELDKAERILQENGVQTLTQEEIREI